A region of Streptomyces paludis DNA encodes the following proteins:
- a CDS encoding phosphocholine cytidylyltransferase family protein, which translates to MIGLVLAAGAGRRLRPYTDTLPKALVPVDPAGEGTTTVLDLTLGNFAAVGLTEAAIVVGYRKEAVYARKAALEETYGLKLTLIDNDKAEEWNNAYSLWCAREVLARGVILANGDTVHPVSVEKDLLAARGEGRRIILALDTVKQLADEEMKVITDGAKGVTRITKLMDPATATGEYIGVTLIEPEAAADLADALRTTFERDPDLYYEDGYQELVNRGLTLDVMPVGDIPWVEIDNHADLAKGREIACQY; encoded by the coding sequence ATGATCGGCCTCGTACTCGCCGCCGGTGCCGGACGGCGTCTGCGCCCCTACACCGACACGCTGCCCAAGGCCCTCGTGCCCGTCGACCCCGCCGGGGAGGGCACCACCACCGTCCTCGACCTGACGCTGGGCAACTTCGCCGCCGTCGGCCTCACCGAGGCCGCCATCGTCGTCGGTTACCGCAAGGAGGCCGTGTACGCGCGCAAGGCCGCCCTGGAGGAGACGTACGGGCTCAAGCTCACCCTGATCGACAACGACAAGGCCGAGGAGTGGAACAACGCCTACTCCCTCTGGTGCGCCCGCGAGGTCCTCGCCCGGGGCGTGATCCTCGCCAACGGCGACACCGTGCACCCCGTCTCCGTCGAGAAGGACCTGCTCGCCGCGCGCGGCGAGGGCCGCCGGATCATCCTCGCCCTCGACACGGTGAAGCAGCTCGCCGACGAGGAGATGAAGGTCATCACCGACGGCGCCAAGGGTGTCACCCGGATCACCAAGCTGATGGACCCGGCCACCGCCACCGGCGAGTACATCGGGGTCACCCTGATCGAGCCCGAGGCCGCCGCCGACCTCGCCGACGCGCTGCGGACCACCTTCGAGCGCGACCCCGACCTCTACTACGAGGACGGCTACCAGGAGCTGGTCAACCGCGGCCTCACCCTCGACGTGATGCCCGTCGGTGACATCCCCTGGGTCGAGATCGACAACCACGCCGACCTCGCGAAGGGCCGGGAGATCGCGTGCCAGTACTGA
- a CDS encoding ATP-binding protein, which yields MESRTSVPVAVRPLPYEGVWRFTAPAVEVSVPRARHTVRDLLRRRRVPVRDGVVASVLLIVSELVTNAVRHAAVLSPELAVEIAVGAEWIRVSVEDGHPYRPTALETDHTRTGGRGLLLVRETAREAGGGCGVEHTAGGGKIVWAVLPLMCPVAAEPPGGSVTSPRPLRSAP from the coding sequence ATGGAGAGCCGCACAAGCGTCCCGGTCGCGGTCCGGCCGCTGCCGTACGAGGGGGTCTGGCGCTTCACCGCGCCCGCCGTCGAGGTCTCCGTACCGCGCGCCCGGCACACCGTGCGGGATCTGCTGAGACGACGGCGCGTGCCGGTCAGGGACGGCGTCGTCGCGAGCGTGCTGCTCATCGTCTCCGAGCTGGTCACCAACGCCGTGCGGCACGCGGCGGTGCTCTCGCCGGAACTGGCCGTGGAGATCGCCGTCGGCGCGGAGTGGATCCGGGTCTCCGTCGAGGACGGCCATCCCTACCGGCCCACGGCCCTGGAGACGGACCACACACGGACCGGCGGGCGCGGGCTGCTGCTCGTACGGGAGACCGCCCGCGAGGCCGGCGGAGGCTGCGGAGTCGAGCACACCGCCGGCGGGGGAAAGATCGTCTGGGCCGTGCTGCCCCTCATGTGCCCGGTGGCCGCGGAGCCGCCGGGCGGGAGCGTCACCAGCCCCCGGCCGCTCCGGTCAGCTCCCTGA
- a CDS encoding enoyl-CoA hydratase/isomerase family protein, with amino-acid sequence MESGLLHTVADGIATVVIHHPAKRNAMTVPMWRELPVLLGRLAADPAVRTLVLTGSGDTFCAGADIASLREPECREDPPALAVRAEEALAAFPRPTIAAVRGYCVGGGCQLAAACDLRFTEEGARFGVTPARLGIVYPEVSTRRLAALVGPATAKYLLFSAELIDAERALRTGLVDEVLPAGELDKRVTEFARVLGTRSALTQEAAKEFLSGRTDRGAYWAERARAGGDTAEGVAAFLEGRAPVFDRPVPRAPSDAGRRP; translated from the coding sequence ATGGAGTCCGGACTGCTGCACACCGTCGCCGACGGCATCGCCACGGTGGTCATCCACCACCCCGCCAAGCGCAACGCCATGACCGTGCCGATGTGGCGCGAGCTGCCGGTGCTGCTCGGGCGGCTGGCGGCCGATCCCGCCGTACGGACGCTCGTCCTGACCGGGTCGGGCGACACCTTCTGCGCGGGCGCGGACATCGCGTCGCTGCGGGAGCCGGAGTGCCGGGAGGACCCGCCGGCGCTGGCGGTACGGGCCGAGGAGGCGCTGGCGGCCTTTCCCCGGCCGACGATCGCCGCCGTACGGGGGTACTGCGTGGGCGGCGGCTGCCAGTTGGCGGCGGCCTGCGATCTGCGGTTCACGGAGGAGGGCGCCCGCTTCGGGGTCACCCCGGCGCGGCTCGGGATCGTCTACCCGGAGGTGTCGACCCGGCGGCTGGCCGCGCTCGTGGGGCCCGCGACCGCCAAGTACCTGCTGTTCTCGGCCGAGTTGATCGACGCGGAGCGGGCGCTGCGCACCGGGCTGGTGGACGAGGTGCTGCCGGCCGGGGAACTGGACAAGCGGGTCACGGAGTTCGCCCGGGTGCTCGGCACGCGCTCGGCGCTGACCCAGGAGGCTGCCAAGGAGTTCCTCTCGGGCCGCACCGACCGGGGCGCGTACTGGGCGGAGCGGGCGCGGGCCGGTGGTGACACGGCGGAGGGGGTCGCCGCCTTCCTGGAGGGGCGCGCGCCGGTGTTCGACCGGCCCGTACCCCGCGCTCCCTCGGACGCCGGGCGCCGTCCGTGA
- the galE gene encoding UDP-glucose 4-epimerase GalE gives MTWLITGGAGYIGAHVARSMADAGERVVVLDDLSSGFAERLPAEIPLVEGSVLDRELLDRTLAAHRVTGVVHLAGKKRVGESVERPLAYYRENLHGLTVLLEAVVAAGVRRFLFSSSAAVYGVPDVELITETTPAAPINPYGETKLASEWLVRATGQAHSVATGCLRYFNVAGAALPELSDTGVFNIVPMFFDRITRGEAPTIFGADYPTPDGTCVRDYIHVADIAEAHLAAARRLAERDLSGEYGDLTVNIGRGEGVSVRELADLVADVTGDRTPPVVGARRPGDAARAVAAVGLITEELGWTARRGMREMVESAWEGWRLRHPVAPVG, from the coding sequence ATGACGTGGCTGATCACAGGCGGAGCGGGTTATATCGGGGCACATGTGGCGCGGTCGATGGCCGACGCGGGTGAGCGGGTGGTCGTACTCGACGATCTGTCGAGCGGCTTCGCCGAGCGGCTGCCCGCGGAGATCCCGCTGGTGGAGGGCTCGGTGCTGGACCGGGAGCTGCTCGACCGCACCCTGGCCGCGCACCGGGTCACCGGCGTGGTGCACCTGGCGGGGAAGAAGCGGGTGGGCGAGTCCGTCGAACGGCCGCTGGCGTACTACCGGGAGAATCTGCACGGGCTGACGGTGCTGCTGGAGGCCGTGGTGGCGGCCGGGGTCCGGCGCTTCCTCTTCTCGTCGTCCGCCGCCGTGTACGGCGTGCCCGATGTGGAGTTGATCACGGAGACGACCCCGGCGGCGCCGATCAATCCGTACGGCGAGACCAAGCTCGCGAGCGAGTGGCTGGTCCGGGCGACCGGGCAGGCGCACTCGGTGGCCACCGGCTGTCTGCGCTACTTCAACGTGGCGGGCGCGGCCCTGCCCGAGCTGTCGGACACCGGGGTGTTCAACATCGTCCCGATGTTCTTCGACCGGATCACCCGGGGCGAGGCCCCGACGATCTTCGGCGCCGACTACCCGACCCCGGACGGCACCTGTGTCCGCGACTACATCCATGTCGCGGACATCGCGGAGGCGCATCTCGCCGCCGCGCGCCGGCTGGCCGAGCGGGACCTGTCCGGGGAGTACGGGGACCTGACGGTCAACATCGGCCGCGGCGAGGGCGTCTCGGTCCGTGAGCTGGCCGATCTGGTGGCGGACGTGACCGGTGACCGTACGCCGCCGGTGGTCGGCGCGCGGCGGCCCGGGGACGCCGCGCGGGCGGTCGCCGCGGTCGGGCTGATCACCGAGGAGCTGGGCTGGACGGCGCGGCGCGGGATGCGCGAGATGGTCGAGTCGGCCTGGGAGGGCTGGCGGCTGCGCCATCCGGTGGCCCCGGTCGGCTGA
- a CDS encoding DUF5941 domain-containing protein, with translation MSTAILAGPPVPGSPLEGDLRALGFDVHTAPDADGARRLIASAAPGERVALVDPRFVGHVHALRLGLTDPRFPAAAVPGALTVQPEARPALLRALVPATDPGDRPPAGTDVPGTDAPGAEGTGADGSGRGAATAVAAHAPLTGSPAAALPDRLAAALDADGTAVTRPELGSLVAAVPDDAEARTRAAEAVAAVDDEAVRLRSAVKARDGFFTTFCISPYSRYLARWCARRGLTPNQVTTASLVTALIAAACAATGTRGGYVAAGALLIFSFVLDCTDGQLARYSLQYSTLGAWLDATFDRAKEYAYYAGLALGAARGGDDVWALALAAMVLQSCRHFIDFSFNEANADAATAAADGKAVVGTPTSALSSRLDSVGWTVWVRRMIVLPIGERWAMIAVLTALTTPRIVFYALLAGCAFAACYTTAGRVLRSVTRKAVRTDRAARALADLADSGPLAEGVGRVLRRPARALPGALPFLIALVGGAAVVGAAALAPLDGPLPLLGALVYVLTSGLAVARRMGGALDWLVPPVFRAAEYSTILVVGARADVPGALPAAFGLVAAVAYHHYDTVYRIRGGAGAPPRRLVLALGGHEGRTFLVVLAAALAPRGPGLPPALTVLAAAVALIALVESIRFWVSSGAPAVHDEGEPA, from the coding sequence CTGTCGACCGCCATCCTCGCCGGTCCTCCGGTACCCGGATCGCCGCTCGAAGGCGATCTCCGGGCCCTGGGTTTCGACGTGCACACCGCGCCGGACGCCGACGGCGCCCGGCGGCTGATCGCCTCCGCCGCCCCCGGTGAGCGGGTCGCCCTCGTCGACCCCCGCTTCGTCGGCCATGTCCACGCGCTGCGCCTGGGGCTCACCGACCCCCGGTTCCCCGCCGCCGCCGTCCCCGGCGCGCTCACCGTCCAGCCCGAGGCCAGGCCCGCGCTGCTGCGCGCCCTCGTCCCGGCGACGGACCCGGGCGACCGGCCGCCGGCCGGCACGGACGTCCCCGGCACGGACGCTCCCGGTGCCGAGGGGACAGGCGCGGACGGGTCCGGCCGCGGCGCGGCCACCGCCGTCGCCGCCCACGCGCCGCTCACCGGCTCCCCGGCCGCCGCCCTGCCCGACCGCCTCGCCGCCGCGCTCGACGCCGACGGCACCGCGGTCACCCGGCCGGAGCTGGGGTCGCTCGTCGCCGCCGTACCGGACGACGCGGAGGCCCGGACGCGCGCTGCCGAGGCCGTCGCCGCCGTGGACGACGAGGCCGTACGGCTGCGCTCCGCCGTGAAGGCCCGCGACGGGTTCTTCACCACCTTCTGCATCAGCCCGTACTCCCGCTATCTCGCCCGCTGGTGCGCCCGGCGCGGACTGACCCCCAACCAGGTCACCACCGCCTCGCTGGTCACCGCCCTGATCGCGGCGGCCTGCGCGGCCACCGGCACCCGTGGCGGCTATGTCGCCGCCGGGGCGCTGCTGATCTTCTCCTTCGTCCTGGACTGCACCGACGGACAGCTCGCCCGCTACTCGCTCCAGTACTCCACCCTGGGCGCCTGGCTGGACGCCACGTTCGACCGCGCCAAGGAGTACGCGTACTACGCGGGCCTCGCGCTCGGCGCGGCCCGCGGCGGCGACGACGTCTGGGCGCTCGCGCTCGCCGCGATGGTCCTCCAGAGCTGCCGGCACTTCATCGACTTCTCGTTCAACGAGGCCAACGCCGACGCCGCCACCGCGGCGGCCGACGGCAAGGCCGTGGTCGGCACCCCCACCTCCGCCCTCTCCAGCCGGCTCGACAGCGTCGGCTGGACGGTCTGGGTACGCCGCATGATCGTCCTGCCGATCGGTGAGCGCTGGGCCATGATCGCCGTGCTCACGGCCCTGACCACGCCCCGGATCGTCTTCTACGCCCTGCTCGCCGGCTGCGCCTTCGCCGCCTGCTACACCACCGCCGGCCGGGTGCTGCGCTCGGTGACCCGCAAGGCCGTACGGACCGACCGGGCAGCCCGCGCGCTCGCCGACCTCGCGGACTCGGGCCCGCTCGCCGAGGGCGTCGGCCGGGTGCTGCGCCGCCCGGCCCGCGCGCTCCCCGGCGCGCTGCCCTTCCTGATCGCCCTGGTGGGCGGCGCCGCGGTCGTCGGCGCGGCGGCCCTCGCGCCCCTCGACGGCCCCCTCCCCCTCCTCGGCGCCCTGGTGTACGTGCTGACCTCCGGCCTCGCCGTCGCCCGCCGGATGGGCGGCGCGCTCGACTGGCTGGTCCCGCCGGTCTTCCGGGCGGCCGAGTACAGCACGATCCTGGTCGTCGGCGCCCGCGCCGATGTCCCCGGCGCCCTGCCCGCGGCGTTCGGGCTGGTGGCGGCCGTCGCCTACCATCACTACGACACGGTGTACCGCATCCGCGGCGGCGCCGGAGCCCCGCCCCGCCGGCTCGTCCTGGCGCTCGGCGGGCACGAGGGCCGTACGTTCCTGGTCGTCCTGGCCGCCGCCCTCGCCCCCCGCGGACCCGGCCTCCCGCCGGCCCTGACGGTCCTCGCCGCCGCCGTGGCGCTGATCGCGCTCGTGGAGTCCATCCGGTTCTGGGTCTCCTCCGGAGCCCCCGCCGTACATGACGAAGGAGAACCCGCATGA
- the idi gene encoding isopentenyl-diphosphate Delta-isomerase — MPTTPVTTANSSSNGTQETIMLELVDENGNTIGTAEKLSAHQPPGRLHRAFSVFLFDQRGRLLIQRRALGKYHSPGVWSNTCCGHPYPGEAPFAAAARRTHEELGISPSLLAEAGTVRYNHPDPGSGLVEQEYNHLFVGLARSPLAPDPDEVGETAFVTPAELAARHAEGPFSAWFMTVLDAARPAVRELTGAAGGW, encoded by the coding sequence ATGCCGACCACACCAGTCACTACGGCGAACAGCTCGTCGAACGGCACACAAGAAACGATCATGCTGGAGCTGGTCGACGAGAACGGCAACACCATCGGCACCGCCGAGAAGCTCAGCGCCCATCAGCCACCGGGCCGGCTGCACCGGGCGTTCTCGGTCTTCCTCTTCGACCAGCGGGGACGGCTGCTGATCCAGCGCCGCGCGCTCGGCAAGTACCACTCCCCCGGTGTCTGGTCGAACACCTGCTGCGGGCATCCGTACCCCGGCGAGGCGCCGTTCGCCGCGGCGGCCCGCCGGACCCACGAAGAGCTGGGCATCTCGCCCTCGCTGCTCGCCGAGGCGGGCACGGTGCGCTACAACCACCCCGACCCCGGGTCCGGACTGGTGGAGCAGGAGTACAACCACCTCTTCGTCGGGCTGGCGCGGTCCCCGCTCGCCCCGGACCCGGACGAGGTCGGCGAGACCGCGTTCGTGACCCCCGCGGAGCTGGCCGCGCGCCATGCCGAGGGGCCGTTCTCCGCGTGGTTCATGACCGTGCTGGACGCCGCCCGCCCGGCGGTCAGGGAGCTGACCGGAGCGGCCGGGGGCTGGTGA
- a CDS encoding Tex family protein translates to MTTSIEGKIAGELGVRERQVRAAVELLDGGSTVPFIARYRKEATEMLDDAQLRTLEERLRYLRELEDRRTAILESVREQGKLDDALEAAIRSADTKARLEDIYLPFKPKRRTKAQIAREAGLEPLADGLLGDPSVEPLAAASAFVDADRGVADPAAALEGARAILTERFSEDADLIGELRERMWTRGRLVAKVRAGKEEAGAKFADYFDFAEAFPKLPSHRVLAMFRGEKEDALDLVMEPEEPSEQPGPSTYETMVARRFGVADRGRPGDKWLGDTVRWAWRTRILTHLGLDLRLRLRTAAEDEAVRVFASNLRDLLLAAPAGTRATLGLDPGFRTGVKVAVVDATGKVVATDTIHPHVPANRWDESLNRLARLAKEHAVDLIAIGNGTASRETDKLAGELCARHPELKLTKVMVSEAGASVYSASAFASQELPELDVSIRGAVSIARRLQDPLAELVKIDPKSIGVGQYQHDLSEVKLSRSLDTVVEDCVNGVGVDVNTASAPLLSRVSGISAGLAENIVAHRDTNGPFRSRRALKDVARLGPKAYEQCAGFLRIRDGDDPLDASSVHPEAYPVVRSMVKTTGGEVASLIGNTSVLRSLRPADFVNDSFGLPTVTDILRELEKPGRDPRPAFRTATFKDGVEKLGDLESGMVLEGVVTNVAAFGAFVDIGVHQDGLVHVSAMSRTFVKDPREVVKPGDVVRVKVMDIDIPRKRISLTLRLDDESPTGDRAKQERSGGGAGGRAPQQRQSGGGGGGRRQGAPAPKSGAARSAPAPANSAMADALRRAGLTDPGRGGKR, encoded by the coding sequence GTGACGACATCCATCGAAGGCAAGATCGCCGGGGAACTCGGCGTACGCGAGCGGCAGGTGAGGGCCGCCGTCGAGCTGCTCGACGGCGGGTCGACCGTGCCGTTCATCGCGCGCTACCGCAAGGAAGCGACCGAGATGCTCGACGACGCCCAGCTGCGCACCCTGGAGGAGCGGCTGCGCTATCTGCGGGAGCTGGAGGACCGGCGGACCGCGATCCTGGAGTCGGTGCGGGAGCAGGGCAAGCTCGACGACGCGCTGGAGGCGGCCATCCGGTCCGCCGACACGAAGGCGCGCTTGGAGGACATCTATCTGCCGTTCAAGCCCAAGCGGCGCACCAAGGCGCAGATCGCCCGGGAGGCCGGTCTGGAGCCGCTCGCCGACGGGCTGTTGGGCGACCCGTCTGTGGAACCGCTCGCCGCCGCCTCGGCGTTCGTCGACGCGGACCGGGGTGTCGCGGACCCGGCCGCCGCGCTGGAGGGCGCCCGCGCCATCCTCACCGAGCGGTTCTCCGAGGACGCCGACCTCATCGGCGAGCTGCGCGAGCGGATGTGGACCCGGGGCCGGCTCGTCGCGAAGGTGCGCGCGGGCAAGGAGGAGGCCGGGGCCAAGTTCGCGGACTACTTCGACTTCGCCGAGGCGTTCCCGAAGCTGCCCTCGCACCGGGTCCTCGCCATGTTCCGGGGCGAGAAGGAGGACGCCCTCGATCTGGTCATGGAGCCCGAGGAGCCGTCCGAGCAGCCCGGTCCGAGTACGTACGAGACGATGGTCGCCCGGCGCTTCGGCGTCGCCGACCGGGGCCGCCCCGGCGACAAGTGGCTCGGGGACACGGTCCGGTGGGCCTGGCGGACCAGGATCCTGACGCACCTCGGGCTCGATCTGCGGCTGCGGCTGCGGACCGCCGCCGAGGACGAGGCCGTCCGGGTCTTCGCCTCCAACCTGCGGGACCTGCTGCTGGCAGCGCCGGCCGGGACGCGCGCCACGCTCGGGCTCGACCCCGGGTTCCGTACCGGCGTGAAGGTCGCCGTGGTCGACGCCACCGGCAAGGTCGTCGCGACGGACACGATCCATCCGCACGTCCCGGCCAATCGCTGGGACGAGTCGCTGAACAGGCTGGCCCGGCTGGCGAAGGAGCACGCGGTCGACCTCATCGCCATCGGCAACGGCACGGCGTCCCGGGAGACCGACAAGCTCGCCGGTGAGCTGTGCGCCCGGCACCCGGAGCTGAAGCTCACGAAGGTGATGGTCTCCGAGGCCGGTGCCTCGGTCTACTCCGCCTCGGCGTTCGCCTCGCAGGAGCTGCCGGAGCTGGATGTGTCGATCCGCGGCGCGGTCTCCATCGCGCGCCGGCTCCAGGACCCGCTGGCCGAACTGGTGAAGATCGATCCCAAGTCCATCGGCGTCGGCCAGTACCAGCACGACCTGTCCGAGGTGAAGCTCTCCCGCTCGCTCGACACCGTCGTCGAGGACTGTGTCAACGGCGTCGGCGTCGATGTCAACACGGCGTCCGCGCCGCTGCTCTCGCGGGTCTCGGGGATCAGCGCGGGGCTCGCCGAGAACATCGTCGCCCACCGCGACACGAACGGGCCCTTCCGCTCCCGCCGCGCGCTCAAGGACGTGGCGCGGCTGGGCCCCAAGGCGTACGAGCAGTGCGCGGGCTTCCTGCGTATCCGGGACGGGGACGATCCGCTGGACGCCTCGTCGGTGCACCCCGAGGCGTATCCGGTGGTGCGGTCGATGGTGAAGACCACCGGGGGCGAGGTCGCCTCGCTCATCGGGAACACCTCGGTGCTCCGGTCGCTGCGGCCCGCCGACTTCGTCAACGACTCCTTCGGGCTGCCGACCGTCACGGACATCCTGCGCGAGCTGGAGAAGCCCGGCCGGGACCCCCGGCCCGCGTTCCGGACGGCCACGTTCAAGGACGGCGTCGAGAAGCTCGGCGACCTGGAGTCCGGGATGGTGCTGGAGGGCGTCGTGACGAATGTCGCGGCGTTCGGGGCGTTCGTGGACATCGGGGTGCACCAGGACGGGCTGGTCCATGTCTCGGCCATGTCCCGGACCTTCGTGAAGGACCCGCGCGAGGTCGTGAAGCCGGGCGATGTGGTCCGGGTCAAGGTCATGGACATCGACATCCCGCGCAAGCGGATCTCGCTGACGCTGCGGCTGGACGACGAGTCGCCCACGGGTGACCGGGCGAAGCAGGAACGGTCGGGGGGCGGGGCCGGTGGCCGCGCGCCGCAGCAGCGGCAGAGCGGCGGGGGTGGTGGCGGCCGGCGGCAGGGTGCGCCGGCGCCGAAGTCCGGGGCGGCAAGGTCCGCGCCGGCCCCGGCGAACAGCGCGATGGCCGACGCGCTGCGCCGGGCCGGGCTCACGGACCCGGGACGCGGCGGCAAGCGGTAG
- a CDS encoding cation diffusion facilitator family transporter, whose amino-acid sequence MGAGHSHGHTHAGPPGGTATAAYRGRLRIALSITLSVMVIEIVGGILSDSLALLADAAHMATDAVGLAMALLAIHFAGRPADTKRTFGFARAEILAALANCLLLLGVGGFLLYEAIDRFVSPPETKSGLTIVFALIGMLANLISLSLLMRGQRESLNVRGAYLEVLADTLGSFAVLVSAGIIMTTGWQTADPIAGLVIGLMIVPRTLKLLRETLDVLLEAAPKNVDMGEVRAHMLALPGVADVHDLHVWTITSGMPVLSAHVVVDQSALDAAGHEQMLHDLQGCLGHHFDVEHCTFQLEPRGHAEHEAGLCH is encoded by the coding sequence ATGGGGGCAGGGCACAGCCACGGACACACACACGCGGGACCGCCGGGGGGCACCGCCACGGCGGCCTACCGCGGCCGGCTGCGGATCGCGCTGTCGATCACGCTGTCCGTGATGGTGATCGAGATCGTCGGCGGGATCCTCTCCGACTCGCTCGCCCTGCTCGCCGACGCGGCGCACATGGCGACGGACGCGGTGGGGCTGGCGATGGCGCTGCTGGCGATCCACTTCGCGGGCCGGCCTGCCGACACGAAGCGCACTTTCGGCTTCGCGCGGGCCGAGATCCTCGCCGCGCTGGCCAACTGTCTGCTGCTGCTCGGTGTGGGCGGTTTTCTGCTGTACGAGGCGATCGACCGCTTTGTCTCGCCGCCGGAGACCAAGAGCGGACTGACCATCGTCTTCGCCCTCATCGGCATGCTGGCCAATCTGATCTCCCTCTCGCTGCTGATGCGCGGGCAGCGCGAGAGTCTCAATGTGCGCGGCGCGTATCTGGAGGTCCTCGCGGACACGCTCGGCTCGTTCGCCGTGCTGGTCTCGGCCGGGATCATCATGACGACCGGATGGCAGACCGCCGACCCGATCGCGGGCCTGGTGATCGGCCTCATGATCGTTCCGCGTACGCTCAAGCTGCTCCGGGAGACGCTGGACGTGCTGCTGGAGGCGGCTCCGAAGAACGTGGACATGGGCGAGGTACGGGCGCACATGCTGGCCCTGCCCGGGGTGGCGGACGTACACGATCTCCATGTCTGGACGATCACCTCGGGGATGCCGGTGCTCTCGGCGCATGTGGTGGTCGACCAGAGCGCGCTGGACGCGGCCGGCCATGAGCAGATGCTCCACGATCTCCAGGGGTGCCTCGGTCATCACTTCGACGTAGAGCACTGCACGTTCCAGCTGGAGCCCAGGGGGCACGCGGAGCACGAGGCGGGCCTCTGCCACTGA
- a CDS encoding SCO6745 family protein gives MTTLPERAGRHCQAVVNPLHSAVYFSPDLTREFAFLGVDDARSAYFAARAAPLGRVGTGAVTAAFYNFKHDHVARHVPGVWDTVSPEEALAARLRAADTLLRRLLGEEAIASAELAEAAGLALRAAGAGSRPGRPLYAANADLPVPEAPHLAFWHAATLLREHRGDGHLALLLTAGLDPLEALVSHTASGHGMSPRWILDSRGWSTAEWEAAEERLRERGLLNTDGGLTEAGTRLRKDLESDTDRLDRAPYEQLGAAGVARLTELAKGFTATALAAGAFPAELFH, from the coding sequence ATGACCACTCTGCCCGAGCGTGCCGGCCGACACTGTCAGGCCGTCGTCAATCCGCTCCACTCGGCCGTCTACTTCTCCCCCGACCTCACCCGCGAGTTCGCGTTCCTCGGGGTCGACGACGCGCGGTCCGCCTACTTCGCGGCCCGGGCGGCGCCGCTCGGCCGCGTCGGCACGGGGGCCGTCACCGCGGCCTTCTACAACTTCAAGCACGACCATGTCGCCCGGCACGTACCGGGCGTGTGGGACACCGTCTCCCCCGAGGAGGCGCTCGCCGCGCGGCTGCGCGCCGCCGACACGCTGCTGCGCCGGCTGCTCGGCGAGGAGGCCATCGCCTCGGCGGAGCTGGCCGAGGCGGCCGGACTGGCCCTGCGCGCCGCCGGGGCGGGCAGCCGCCCCGGCCGCCCGCTCTACGCGGCCAACGCGGACCTGCCGGTGCCCGAAGCGCCCCATCTGGCCTTCTGGCACGCCGCGACGCTGCTGCGCGAACACCGCGGCGACGGGCATCTCGCCCTGCTGCTGACCGCCGGGCTCGACCCGCTGGAGGCACTGGTCAGCCACACCGCGAGCGGCCACGGCATGTCGCCCCGGTGGATCCTGGACAGCCGGGGCTGGAGCACGGCGGAGTGGGAGGCCGCCGAGGAGCGGCTGCGCGAGCGCGGGCTGCTGAACACCGACGGCGGGCTGACCGAGGCGGGCACCCGGCTGCGCAAGGACCTGGAGAGCGACACCGACCGGCTCGACCGGGCCCCGTACGAGCAGCTGGGCGCGGCGGGGGTCGCCCGGCTCACCGAGCTGGCGAAGGGCTTCACCGCGACGGCGCTGGCGGCCGGGGCGTTCCCCGCCGAACTCTTCCACTGA